In Tenacibaculum pacificus, a single window of DNA contains:
- a CDS encoding M15 family metallopeptidase, with product MKQLFYLLVFYSFIVNAQEKTHLKEQQKLPKNFSYLKNIAPTIQKELRYCADNNFLGASVNGYDESIVICTTKTAIALKKVQAELLKKELSLKIFDAYRPQTAVNHFVKWARVMNDTLMKEEYYPSINKRHLFKKGYISSKSGHSRGSTVDLTIIDLKTGNELDMGSPFDFFGISSHISYQKLTKKQKENRQLLQSVMRKYNFRPYSKEWWHFTLRFEPFPKTYFSFPVK from the coding sequence ATGAAACAACTATTTTATTTATTAGTATTTTATTCTTTTATTGTTAATGCACAAGAAAAAACACATTTAAAAGAACAGCAAAAACTTCCTAAAAATTTTTCGTATTTAAAAAATATAGCGCCTACTATTCAAAAAGAACTTCGATATTGTGCTGACAATAATTTTTTAGGAGCATCTGTAAATGGTTATGATGAAAGCATTGTTATTTGCACCACAAAAACAGCAATAGCCTTAAAAAAAGTACAAGCAGAGTTATTAAAAAAAGAATTAAGTCTTAAAATTTTTGATGCTTATCGTCCGCAAACTGCGGTGAATCATTTTGTAAAATGGGCGCGTGTTATGAACGATACTTTAATGAAAGAAGAATATTATCCGAGTATCAATAAAAGACATTTATTTAAAAAAGGATATATTTCTTCGAAATCGGGTCATTCTCGTGGTAGTACAGTCGATTTAACAATTATCGATTTAAAAACAGGAAACGAATTAGATATGGGAAGTCCATTTGATTTCTTCGGAATTTCTTCGCATATTTCTTATCAAAAACTAACTAAAAAACAAAAAGAAAACAGGCAGTTATTACAATCTGTAATGCGCAAATATAATTTTAGACCCTACTCTAAAGAATGGTGGCATTTTACGTTAAGATTCGAACCTTTTCCTAAAACTTATTTTAGTTTTCCTGTTAAATAA
- the pdhA gene encoding pyruvate dehydrogenase (acetyl-transferring) E1 component subunit alpha, which yields MNKITKETYINWYRDMLFWRKFEDKLAAVYIQQKVRGFLHLYNGQEAVLAGALHAMDLSKDKMITAYRNHVQPIGMGEDPKRVMAELYGKATGTSKGMGGSMHIFSKEFRFYGGHGIVGGQIPLGAGLAFGDKYKGNDAVTLCCFGDGAARQGSLHETFNMAMTWKLPVVFIVENNGYAMGTSVERTANHTDIWKLGLGYEMPCGPVDGMNPIKVAEALDEAIQRARRGEGPTFLEMKTYRYRGHSMSDAQHYRTKDEVAEYRKIDPITQVLDIIKENDYASADEIEAIKKEVKESVSECEKFAEESPYPEVSQLHDMVYEQEDYPFIKSK from the coding sequence ATGAATAAAATCACCAAAGAAACCTATATCAACTGGTATAGAGACATGCTTTTCTGGAGAAAGTTTGAAGATAAGTTAGCAGCTGTTTACATTCAACAGAAGGTAAGAGGTTTTTTACACTTATATAACGGTCAAGAGGCTGTTTTAGCAGGTGCATTACATGCTATGGATTTATCTAAGGATAAAATGATTACCGCATACCGTAACCACGTACAACCAATTGGTATGGGTGAAGATCCTAAACGTGTAATGGCGGAATTATATGGTAAAGCTACTGGTACCTCTAAAGGTATGGGTGGTTCAATGCATATTTTTTCTAAAGAATTTCGTTTTTATGGTGGTCATGGAATCGTTGGTGGACAAATTCCATTAGGAGCTGGATTAGCTTTTGGTGATAAATATAAAGGAAATGATGCCGTAACATTATGTTGTTTTGGTGATGGTGCTGCTCGTCAGGGGTCATTACATGAAACATTTAATATGGCTATGACTTGGAAGTTACCAGTAGTATTTATTGTTGAAAACAATGGATATGCAATGGGAACTTCTGTAGAAAGAACTGCAAATCATACTGATATTTGGAAACTTGGTTTAGGATACGAAATGCCTTGTGGACCTGTTGATGGAATGAATCCTATTAAAGTTGCTGAAGCTCTTGATGAAGCTATTCAAAGAGCTCGTCGTGGAGAAGGACCAACTTTCTTAGAAATGAAAACTTACCGTTATAGAGGACACTCAATGTCTGATGCTCAACATTATCGTACAAAAGATGAAGTTGCTGAGTACAGAAAAATTGATCCTATTACGCAAGTATTAGATATTATTAAAGAAAATGATTATGCTTCTGCTGATGAAATTGAAGCTATCAAAAAAGAAGTAAAAGAATCTGTAAGTGAATGTGAAAAATTTGCTGAAGAATCTCCATATCCTGAAGTAAGTCAATTACACGATATGGTATACGAACAAGAAGATTATCCATTTATAAAATCTAAGTAA
- a CDS encoding pyruvate dehydrogenase complex dihydrolipoamide acetyltransferase, producing the protein MATIINMPRLSDTMEEGVVASWLKNVGDRIEEGDILAEIETDKATMEFESFHEGVLLHIGVQEGESAPVDTLLAIIGEEGEDVSALLNGNIAPVKVEEAPKSKATSNEEVAVKSEVVAMPAGAIVINMPRLSDTMEEGTVASWLKNVGDTVEEGDILAEIETDKATMEFESFNEGVLLHIGVQEGEAAPVDTLLAIIGKEGTDVATVLAALNSGNTTSSVETEEKAIQKEEAPKEEIKVAATETVTTTTSGGRIFASPLAKKIAKDKGIKLTAIKGSGENGRIVKKDVENYTPAAVKVEAPASSAATTNFAIAGEENTSEVKNSQMRKAIAKALGNSKFAAPHFYLNIEVDMDNAMASRKTINAIPDTKVSFNDMVVKACAMALKKHPNVNTSWTDNTTLFHSHIHIGVAVAVDEGLVVPVVKHTDALSLTQIGASVRDLAGKARNKKISPAEMQGSTFTVSNLGMFGIESFTSIINQPNSAILSVGAIIQKPVVKNGEIVVGNTMKLTLACDHRTVDGAVGAQFLQTLKTFVENPVTMLA; encoded by the coding sequence ATGGCTACAATTATAAACATGCCTCGCTTAAGCGATACAATGGAAGAAGGAGTTGTTGCTTCTTGGTTAAAAAATGTAGGTGACAGAATTGAAGAAGGCGATATTTTAGCTGAAATTGAAACTGACAAAGCTACCATGGAATTTGAGTCTTTTCACGAAGGTGTTTTATTACACATTGGTGTTCAAGAAGGTGAATCTGCTCCTGTAGATACTTTACTTGCTATTATTGGTGAAGAAGGTGAAGATGTTTCTGCTTTATTAAACGGAAATATTGCTCCTGTAAAAGTCGAAGAAGCTCCTAAAAGTAAAGCAACTTCTAACGAAGAAGTAGCTGTAAAAAGTGAAGTAGTAGCAATGCCAGCAGGCGCTATTGTTATTAACATGCCACGTTTAAGTGATACCATGGAAGAAGGAACTGTTGCTTCTTGGTTAAAAAACGTAGGTGATACCGTTGAAGAAGGTGATATTTTAGCTGAAATCGAAACTGATAAGGCTACTATGGAGTTCGAATCTTTTAACGAAGGTGTTTTATTACACATTGGTGTTCAAGAAGGAGAAGCGGCTCCTGTAGATACTTTACTTGCCATTATCGGTAAAGAAGGTACAGATGTTGCTACCGTACTTGCTGCATTAAATTCAGGAAATACAACTTCATCTGTAGAAACAGAAGAAAAAGCTATTCAAAAAGAAGAAGCTCCTAAAGAAGAAATTAAAGTAGCTGCTACTGAAACAGTAACTACAACAACTTCTGGAGGAAGAATATTTGCTTCTCCATTAGCTAAAAAAATAGCAAAGGATAAAGGAATTAAATTAACAGCAATTAAAGGTTCTGGTGAAAACGGACGTATCGTTAAAAAGGATGTAGAAAACTACACTCCTGCTGCTGTTAAAGTTGAAGCTCCTGCTAGTTCGGCAGCGACAACTAATTTTGCTATCGCTGGAGAAGAAAACACATCAGAAGTTAAAAATTCTCAAATGCGTAAGGCAATTGCTAAAGCATTAGGAAATTCTAAATTTGCTGCACCTCACTTCTACTTAAATATTGAGGTAGATATGGATAATGCAATGGCTTCTCGTAAAACAATCAATGCGATTCCTGATACTAAAGTATCATTTAACGACATGGTTGTAAAAGCGTGTGCTATGGCATTAAAAAAACATCCAAATGTAAATACTAGCTGGACGGATAATACTACATTATTCCACAGCCATATTCATATTGGTGTTGCTGTTGCTGTTGATGAAGGCTTAGTTGTACCTGTTGTAAAACATACAGATGCTTTAAGTTTAACTCAAATTGGTGCTTCGGTACGTGATTTAGCTGGTAAAGCTAGAAACAAGAAAATTTCTCCTGCTGAAATGCAAGGAAGTACTTTTACAGTTTCTAACTTAGGAATGTTTGGTATCGAAAGTTTTACTTCGATTATCAATCAGCCTAATTCTGCTATTTTATCTGTTGGTGCTATCATACAAAAACCTGTTGTTAAAAACGGTGAAATTGTTGTTGGTAACACAATGAAATTAACTTTAGCTTGTGATCATAGAACGGTTGATGGTGCTGTAGGTGCTCAATTCTTACAAACATTAAAAACTTTTGTTGAAAACCCTGTTACAATGTTAGCATAA
- a CDS encoding DinB family protein has product MSFFNTKELLSELKQTVVSHINYVESLKNNTTEELQYKKTAKSWSVLECLEHLNLYSEFYNNEIRKRIEKSKHQKSTVFKAGFLGNKFALDMLPKEGVKTMNTFKSKNPIYSKLDKKVVLERFIIFQEELLQLLELAENKNLTKIKTAITLPILKFRLGDTFRFVINHNQRHIAQAKNICK; this is encoded by the coding sequence ATGAGCTTTTTTAATACCAAAGAATTATTATCAGAATTAAAACAAACTGTAGTTTCTCATATTAATTATGTAGAATCTTTAAAAAATAATACTACAGAAGAGTTGCAATATAAAAAAACAGCAAAATCGTGGTCTGTTTTAGAATGTTTAGAGCATTTGAATTTATATTCAGAATTTTATAATAATGAAATCAGAAAAAGAATAGAGAAATCTAAACATCAAAAATCAACAGTTTTTAAAGCTGGATTTTTAGGAAATAAATTTGCTTTAGATATGTTGCCTAAAGAAGGCGTGAAAACAATGAATACTTTTAAAAGTAAGAATCCTATTTATTCAAAATTAGATAAAAAAGTTGTTTTAGAACGTTTTATTATATTTCAAGAAGAATTATTACAATTACTTGAGTTAGCAGAAAATAAAAATCTGACAAAGATAAAAACAGCTATAACATTACCTATTTTAAAATTTAGGTTAGGAGATACTTTCCGATTTGTAATTAATCATAATCAACGACATATTGCACAAGCAAAGAATATTTGTAAATAA
- a CDS encoding Crp/Fnr family transcriptional regulator: MKNSLSFLLENLEDEWGKEITLKRNDFLINKGDLNTNLYLVKEGSLRVFIDDDEEHTIRFGYKDSIITAFDCFLTEKPTSFYIQALKKCSLKVISKINFIHFINSEKEYQDVWNIFLNDFMYQQIEREIDLITYSPQKRFERVFKRSPQVFQEILKNILRLI, translated from the coding sequence TTGAAGAATTCTTTATCATTCCTTTTAGAAAATTTAGAAGATGAATGGGGTAAAGAAATAACACTTAAAAGAAATGATTTTCTGATAAATAAAGGAGATTTAAATACCAATTTGTATTTAGTAAAAGAAGGAAGTTTACGAGTTTTTATTGATGATGATGAAGAACATACCATTAGATTTGGATATAAAGATTCTATAATTACAGCATTTGATTGTTTTTTAACTGAAAAACCAACTTCTTTTTACATACAAGCGCTTAAAAAATGCAGTTTGAAAGTAATTTCAAAAATAAATTTTATACATTTTATAAATTCTGAAAAAGAATATCAAGATGTTTGGAATATTTTTTTAAATGATTTTATGTATCAACAAATAGAAAGAGAAATTGATTTAATTACTTATTCTCCTCAAAAACGTTTTGAACGTGTATTTAAAAGAAGTCCGCAAGTATTTCAAGAGATACTCAAAAATATATTGCGTCTTATTTAA
- the aroC gene encoding chorismate synthase: protein MFNSFGNILKVTTFGESHGTAIGGVIDGFPAGMEVDFDAVQQELDRRKPGQSKIVTQRKEPDTVEFLSGIFEGKTTGASIGFVIKNTNQKSKDYNHNTNVYRPSHADYTYDKKYGVRDHRGGGRTSARETANWVVAGALAKQLIKHINIDAYTSSVGDIFIDKPYQELDLSKIESNIVRCPDEKSAEIMIDKIHEIRKAGDTIGGTITCVIQNMPVGLGEPIFHKLHAELGKAMLSINAVKGFEFGSGFNGAKMKGSEHNDVFNQDGTTQSNLSGGIQGGISNGMDVYFSVAFKPVATIMRNQQTINSENELTEIQGKGRHDPCVVPRAVPIVEALAALVLADFYLIDKMRTV, encoded by the coding sequence ATGTTTAATTCATTTGGAAATATTTTAAAAGTAACCACTTTTGGTGAGTCACATGGAACCGCAATAGGAGGTGTTATTGATGGTTTTCCAGCAGGAATGGAAGTAGATTTTGATGCAGTTCAGCAAGAATTAGATCGTCGTAAACCAGGGCAATCTAAAATTGTAACTCAGCGTAAAGAACCTGATACGGTTGAATTTTTATCAGGAATTTTTGAAGGTAAAACAACAGGTGCTTCTATTGGTTTTGTTATAAAAAACACCAATCAGAAAAGTAAAGATTATAATCATAATACAAATGTATATCGACCTTCTCATGCCGATTATACATATGATAAAAAATACGGAGTTAGAGATCATAGAGGTGGAGGTAGAACTTCAGCACGTGAAACTGCAAACTGGGTTGTTGCTGGTGCATTAGCAAAACAATTAATAAAACATATTAATATTGATGCTTATACATCATCAGTAGGTGATATTTTTATTGATAAACCATATCAAGAGTTAGATTTATCTAAAATTGAAAGTAATATTGTTCGTTGTCCTGACGAAAAATCGGCAGAGATAATGATTGATAAAATTCATGAAATCCGTAAAGCTGGTGATACTATTGGAGGTACTATTACTTGTGTTATACAAAATATGCCTGTTGGTTTAGGAGAACCTATTTTTCATAAACTTCATGCAGAATTAGGTAAAGCAATGCTTTCTATTAATGCTGTTAAAGGTTTTGAATTTGGAAGTGGTTTTAACGGTGCTAAAATGAAAGGTTCAGAACATAATGATGTTTTTAATCAAGATGGAACAACGCAATCTAATTTATCTGGAGGAATTCAAGGAGGAATTTCAAACGGTATGGATGTATATTTTAGTGTAGCTTTTAAGCCTGTTGCTACTATTATGAGAAATCAACAAACAATTAATTCAGAAAATGAATTAACTGAAATTCAAGGTAAAGGTCGTCATGATCCTTGTGTTGTACCAAGAGCTGTACCAATTGTAGAGGCTTTAGCTGCTTTAGTTTTAGCGGATTTTTATTTAATAGATAAAATGCGTACAGTTTAA
- a CDS encoding DUF6688 domain-containing protein produces the protein MEILLIIFFVFIFFLFFAIKLKASAGTIITVIIHLIAFIPFLFCLLTSVEHNIAIDPMDGGYTPLGQKHMLTVFVFYILYVISKILIWIKSKTLPPLTWVIATVFVVIGIVLNIFITLQTSYSNDMLGFNYYPINTSINHNTITFFLFYPLISSITSFYILAKSFNTVANHFNEYQYQNSTLNYLHKTLFKIKSYPLIILLLIFPIFLIITIILMLFGQDSDSMIKVFTDTTTWRFSQQSHPPALDHKGHYLCTVAARGNPSIVKPIRIGKRHGKPIVINRQLMIANAFEDIIQVNYPKTHNFIRKNYDTYGYNLSKVINTPFKSDVTYILMKPLEWLFIIFLYLFCTKPEELIKRQYKN, from the coding sequence ATGGAAATTTTACTTATTATTTTCTTTGTTTTTATATTCTTCTTGTTTTTTGCTATTAAATTAAAAGCATCAGCAGGTACTATTATTACAGTTATAATTCATTTAATTGCTTTTATTCCTTTTCTGTTTTGCTTACTAACTAGTGTAGAACATAATATAGCAATAGACCCAATGGACGGAGGTTACACTCCTCTTGGGCAAAAACATATGCTCACTGTTTTTGTCTTTTATATATTATATGTTATTTCTAAAATTTTAATTTGGATAAAAAGTAAAACACTACCACCACTTACATGGGTTATTGCAACTGTTTTTGTCGTTATTGGTATTGTTTTAAACATTTTTATCACGCTCCAAACATCATATTCAAATGATATGTTAGGATTCAATTACTACCCAATTAATACCTCAATAAATCACAATACAATAACATTTTTTTTGTTTTATCCGCTAATATCTAGCATTACTTCTTTTTACATATTAGCTAAAAGTTTTAATACTGTCGCTAATCATTTTAATGAGTATCAATACCAAAACTCCACATTAAATTATTTACATAAAACACTTTTCAAAATAAAATCGTACCCATTAATTATTTTACTATTAATTTTTCCTATTTTTTTGATAATAACCATCATTTTAATGCTATTCGGACAAGACTCTGACAGCATGATAAAAGTATTTACCGATACTACAACTTGGCGTTTTTCTCAACAATCACATCCACCAGCACTAGATCATAAAGGACATTATTTATGCACTGTTGCAGCACGAGGAAACCCAAGTATTGTAAAACCGATAAGAATAGGAAAAAGACACGGAAAACCAATTGTAATAAATAGGCAATTAATGATTGCAAATGCTTTTGAAGATATTATTCAAGTTAACTACCCGAAAACACATAATTTTATTCGTAAAAATTATGATACTTATGGCTATAATTTATCCAAAGTTATAAACACGCCTTTCAAATCTGATGTAACTTATATACTAATGAAACCTCTGGAATGGTTATTTATTATTTTCCTATATTTATTTTGCACGAAGCCAGAAGAACTAATCAAAAGACAATATAAAAATTGA
- a CDS encoding GNAT family N-acetyltransferase, with product MKNTAIEIKQITATKTLEIRHKAMWANKPIAYVKLPNDENGTHFGLFVNDEITAVISLFIANNEAQFRKFATLTEFQGLGYGTILLNKVIDFTKEEGIKKIWCNARVEKSKFYEKFNLKATNNKFEKDGIEYVIMERYFCN from the coding sequence TTGAAAAATACAGCAATAGAAATAAAACAAATTACCGCAACTAAAACACTTGAAATTCGTCATAAAGCAATGTGGGCAAATAAACCTATTGCCTATGTTAAATTACCTAACGATGAAAACGGAACACATTTTGGTTTGTTTGTAAATGATGAAATAACTGCTGTAATTTCGTTGTTTATAGCCAATAATGAAGCTCAATTTCGAAAATTTGCAACTTTAACAGAATTCCAAGGACTTGGATACGGAACAATACTATTAAATAAAGTTATCGATTTTACAAAGGAAGAAGGCATCAAAAAAATATGGTGTAATGCTAGGGTAGAAAAATCAAAATTTTATGAAAAATTCAATTTAAAAGCAACAAATAATAAATTTGAAAAAGATGGGATTGAATATGTTATTATGG